The Acetivibrio saccincola genome window below encodes:
- a CDS encoding V-type ATP synthase subunit C, which translates to MAFAKKIDNSKYIYAVSRIRAIEKKLLTNSSFERMIESKTPDEALKILIEADYGYGTDVKAFQYEVLLKEEYNKVYELLKELAPEPEIINMFLISNDYHNIKVFLKSEFSGQEATDIITEPGSIPANSLKVMIQDRNFKDMPEIMGNAIEECIETFGSTKNPQIIDLIMDRAHFTHMREIAGASGSSFLNELAVMMIDICNLKIFLRIKNLKKTWDFLQKVLIPGGEIDSKIFVENLDKPLDNLLEALKYTRYGELLEKSFENIESTKSLTKFEKLCDDFILSYVRKTKFIIYGIEPLIGYLIAKETEIRNARIIMVGKINNIPSEKIRERLREAYV; encoded by the coding sequence TTGGCATTTGCTAAAAAAATAGATAATTCAAAGTATATATATGCCGTTTCTAGAATCAGGGCTATAGAAAAAAAGCTTTTAACTAATTCCAGCTTTGAAAGAATGATTGAATCAAAAACTCCTGATGAAGCCCTGAAAATACTAATAGAAGCAGATTACGGCTATGGAACCGATGTAAAAGCTTTTCAGTATGAAGTGCTGTTAAAAGAAGAATACAATAAAGTTTATGAACTTTTAAAAGAACTTGCTCCGGAACCTGAAATAATAAATATGTTTTTAATTTCCAATGACTATCACAACATTAAAGTGTTTTTAAAATCAGAGTTTTCAGGTCAGGAAGCAACGGACATTATAACAGAACCTGGTTCTATTCCGGCAAATTCACTTAAAGTAATGATTCAGGACAGGAATTTTAAAGATATGCCTGAAATTATGGGAAATGCAATAGAAGAATGTATAGAAACTTTTGGTTCTACCAAAAATCCTCAAATCATTGATTTAATAATGGACAGGGCGCATTTTACCCATATGAGGGAAATAGCCGGGGCTTCGGGAAGCAGTTTTTTAAATGAACTGGCTGTAATGATGATTGACATTTGTAATTTAAAAATTTTCCTGAGGATAAAGAATCTTAAAAAAACATGGGATTTTCTTCAGAAGGTTTTAATCCCCGGAGGGGAAATTGACAGCAAAATATTTGTAGAAAATCTAGACAAACCATTAGATAACCTTTTAGAAGCTCTAAAATACACTAGATACGGTGAGTTATTAGAAAAGAGTTTTGAAAATATTGAGTCCACAAAAAGTCTTACAAAATTTGAAAAACTCTGTGATGATTTTATACTTTCTTATGTAAGAAAAACTAAGTTTATAATTTATGGTATAGAGCCTCTGATTGGTTATTTAATTGCTAAGGAAACAGAGATTAGAAATGCAAGGATTATTATGGTAGGTAAAATCAATAACATTCCAAGTGAAAAAATCAGAGAAAGGCTGAGAGAAGCTTATGTATAA
- a CDS encoding V-type ATP synthase subunit E: MSGINKIKERILEEARLQAEETVKRAEEEASEIINSAKKEAEELKKQIIDKANSEALEVKKRLKAGAELEARKQRLQAKQEVVEEAFSQAIKKLNSLPDDQYFSIIVDLIVNSASNDSGEIILSGRDKERLPSDFEEKVNKNLSSKRSSGNFTLSDETRDINGGFILKMGNVEINNSFDAIIRMKRNEIEADVIASLF; encoded by the coding sequence ATGTCGGGAATAAACAAAATTAAAGAAAGGATACTTGAAGAAGCCCGCCTGCAGGCAGAAGAAACTGTTAAAAGGGCAGAAGAGGAAGCATCCGAAATAATAAATAGTGCTAAAAAAGAAGCTGAAGAATTGAAAAAACAAATTATAGATAAAGCAAATTCAGAAGCCTTGGAAGTGAAAAAGAGACTAAAAGCAGGGGCTGAGCTTGAAGCCAGAAAACAAAGGCTTCAAGCCAAGCAGGAAGTTGTTGAGGAAGCATTCAGTCAAGCAATTAAAAAGCTGAACAGTTTGCCGGATGACCAATATTTCTCTATTATTGTTGATTTAATTGTAAATTCAGCCTCAAATGACTCAGGAGAAATTATACTGTCCGGAAGGGATAAAGAGAGACTGCCCTCTGACTTTGAGGAAAAGGTTAATAAAAACCTTTCCTCAAAAAGAAGCAGTGGAAATTTCACCCTTTCAGATGAAACCAGGGACATTAACGGCGGATTTATTTTAAAAATGGGCAATGTAGAAATTAATAACTCCTTTGATGCAATAATAAGAATGAAGCGCAATGAAATTGAGGCAGATGTCATTGCCTCCCTGTTTTAA
- a CDS encoding V-type ATP synthase subunit K, with product MKEFLTDGNFWAILGATIAFFLAAIGSSKGVGIAGQAGAGVLTEDPGKFVPVMILEALASTQAIYGFVIAFLTIGKIDISTAMALKDGFVLFFAGIPVGIVGLVSGIIQGKVAAAGIHMIAKRPEGLGRAITLALMVEMFAILAFIISFLMLGEVG from the coding sequence ATGAAGGAATTTTTAACAGATGGTAATTTTTGGGCAATATTAGGAGCTACAATAGCATTTTTTTTGGCAGCTATAGGTTCATCCAAGGGTGTTGGAATAGCCGGACAGGCTGGTGCCGGTGTTTTAACTGAAGACCCTGGGAAATTCGTTCCTGTTATGATTCTGGAAGCTCTTGCCAGTACCCAGGCGATTTACGGCTTCGTTATTGCCTTTTTAACCATTGGTAAAATTGATATATCTACAGCTATGGCTTTAAAAGACGGATTTGTACTGTTCTTTGCAGGAATCCCTGTTGGAATTGTAGGTTTGGTATCAGGTATTATTCAGGGAAAAGTTGCCGCTGCAGGAATACACATGATAGCTAAAAGACCAGAAGGTTTAGGTAGGGCTATTACTCTTGCACTAATGGTTGAGATGTTTGCTATTTTAGCTTTCATAATTTCATTCTTAATGTTAGGTGAAGTTGGTTAA
- a CDS encoding V-type ATP synthase subunit I has protein sequence MAIVNMNKLSLIGLKSDKEKILETFMKMGVVEVTDLKEEMSSEEWGKLVSNEDNAREISELNSKLDKISASIEYLSKFDKRKKGLFSSKRKVSIDDYNTVVKNQDKLWKVIDDISEYDKKLSNLKSEINKNTNLILNLKPWEKLDILLDMAGTKETTVLTGVVPEIVNTDRLGEELSNEVPESYFEVVSKDREQSYLLVIYLNSKAEDVMRVLKQYGFSKSSLEKFSGTSNENIKSLSKSIKDLENEISSIEEKISSFADYQGDLEILHDYILVERDRKKAAGITLNTNDSFFLQGWVPETSANQVKEVIEKKFDCFLEITEAGEDEDFPILLVNKDFASSVESITEMYSLPNRNEVDPNAITAPFFVLFFGLMLGDGGYGLIMAAVSIFVLLKFKLEEDTKKFMKLMMYCGFATMLWGALLGGWFGIEALGKTALWFNLTDEPQKMLSFSLLFGVIHIYAGLGVKAYNLYRQKKYLDIIFDVFFWYVMFTGFALFLLPYIPIVDKEAVTGLVRLGKYLLVIGAVLLILTQGRHNKNIIGKIIGGVSSLYDLIGFLSDLLSYSRLLALGLASSVIAAIVNQLALMMGFGNILKVVFVVAVLIFGHLFNFAINALGAYVHSSRLQYIEFFGKFYEGGGTAFEPLKVNTKYINLKY, from the coding sequence ATGGCAATAGTTAATATGAATAAATTGTCACTAATAGGCCTTAAATCAGATAAGGAAAAAATTCTTGAGACCTTTATGAAGATGGGCGTGGTGGAAGTTACAGACCTTAAGGAAGAAATGTCCTCAGAAGAATGGGGTAAACTGGTTTCAAATGAAGATAATGCTAGGGAAATATCTGAGTTAAATTCTAAACTTGATAAAATATCAGCCTCAATCGAATACCTGTCAAAGTTTGATAAAAGAAAAAAGGGACTTTTCTCTTCAAAAAGAAAGGTAAGTATTGATGACTATAACACTGTAGTTAAAAATCAGGATAAACTTTGGAAAGTTATTGACGATATTTCTGAATATGATAAAAAACTCTCAAACTTAAAATCTGAAATAAATAAAAATACAAATCTTATTTTAAATTTAAAACCTTGGGAAAAACTAGATATTCTTCTTGATATGGCAGGTACTAAAGAAACCACCGTCCTTACCGGTGTGGTTCCTGAAATCGTTAATACAGACAGATTAGGTGAGGAGCTTTCTAATGAAGTCCCGGAAAGCTATTTTGAAGTTGTAAGCAAAGACAGAGAACAAAGTTATCTTCTTGTTATTTACTTAAACTCAAAAGCTGAGGATGTTATGAGAGTACTTAAGCAGTACGGCTTTAGTAAATCTTCTTTAGAAAAGTTTTCTGGAACTTCCAACGAAAATATAAAAAGTCTTTCAAAAAGTATCAAGGACCTTGAGAATGAGATTTCTTCCATAGAAGAAAAAATATCTTCTTTTGCAGATTATCAAGGGGATCTTGAAATTCTGCACGACTATATACTTGTTGAAAGGGACAGAAAAAAAGCAGCAGGTATTACACTTAATACTAATGACTCTTTCTTTCTTCAAGGATGGGTGCCGGAAACTTCGGCAAACCAGGTAAAAGAAGTTATTGAAAAAAAATTTGACTGCTTTTTAGAAATTACCGAAGCTGGCGAAGATGAGGATTTTCCTATCCTTCTTGTTAATAAGGACTTTGCAAGTTCTGTAGAGTCTATAACAGAGATGTACAGTCTTCCAAACAGGAATGAAGTGGATCCAAATGCCATAACCGCCCCGTTTTTTGTGCTGTTTTTTGGGCTGATGTTAGGAGACGGCGGCTATGGTCTTATAATGGCAGCTGTTTCAATATTTGTGTTATTAAAGTTCAAATTGGAGGAAGATACCAAAAAGTTTATGAAGCTCATGATGTATTGTGGTTTTGCCACAATGCTATGGGGGGCACTTTTGGGAGGTTGGTTTGGAATTGAAGCTTTAGGGAAAACTGCCCTATGGTTTAACCTTACAGACGAACCTCAAAAAATGCTTAGCTTCTCCCTTCTTTTTGGTGTCATCCACATCTATGCGGGACTTGGTGTAAAAGCCTATAACCTTTACAGGCAAAAAAAATACTTAGACATTATATTTGACGTGTTTTTCTGGTATGTAATGTTTACAGGTTTTGCACTCTTCCTGCTTCCATATATCCCTATAGTGGATAAAGAAGCTGTCACAGGACTGGTTAGACTGGGTAAATATCTTCTTGTAATTGGAGCTGTACTCCTTATTCTAACTCAAGGTCGCCATAACAAAAACATAATAGGAAAAATTATAGGCGGTGTTTCAAGCCTTTATGATTTAATAGGATTTTTAAGTGACCTTCTATCCTATTCAAGACTTTTAGCCCTAGGCCTTGCAAGTTCAGTTATAGCAGCAATTGTCAACCAATTAGCTTTAATGATGGGATTTGGTAATATTTTGAAAGTGGTATTTGTTGTAGCAGTTTTAATTTTTGGACACCTGTTTAACTTTGCAATAAACGCCCTTGGGGCATATGTGCATTCAAGCAGGCTCCAGTATATTGAGTTTTTTGGGAAGTTTTATGAGGGTGGGGGCACAGCCTTTGAACCCTTAAAAGTAAATACAAAATACATCAATCTAAAATACTAG
- a CDS encoding F0F1 ATP synthase subunit B family protein has product MSIDLIKSIKEAEDKAEEIKKKSLEDSRQIISDAREKAKKIIEEAEESAEKEAKEIIEKAKISANKEIEKLKEEVSKECDTIKNSSRKNLDKAVEIIIGRIVKPDGNS; this is encoded by the coding sequence GTGTCAATTGATTTAATTAAATCCATCAAAGAAGCAGAAGATAAGGCAGAAGAAATCAAGAAAAAATCCTTAGAAGACTCAAGACAGATTATTTCCGATGCAAGGGAAAAAGCAAAAAAAATTATTGAAGAAGCAGAGGAAAGTGCCGAAAAAGAGGCTAAGGAGATTATTGAAAAGGCAAAAATTTCTGCAAATAAGGAAATTGAAAAGCTCAAGGAAGAAGTTTCAAAAGAATGCGACACCATTAAAAACAGTTCCAGAAAAAATTTAGACAAAGCAGTAGAGATAATAATAGGAAGGATTGTGAAGCCTGATGGCAATAGTTAA
- the pheA gene encoding prephenate dehydratase — protein sequence MIKVGFLGPRGTFSQEAAIKYINGRDGFCECPYSTMTDLIYAVDKDEVDEAVVPIENSIEGAVSVTLDMLATDVNLKIKGEIIIAVNQNFMVKKGTKTEDIKLILSHPQAIGQCRKYLDSKFPAAAIKYVYSTAEAAREVSEGEGDMGAIGPLTAAGVYNLEVIDRAIQDNFNNLTRFVIISKKGGERKQRNKTSIVFSTANKPGSLYRILDIFNLLDINMTRIESRPVKDKLGSYIFFVDLNGHIEEDNVRDALTMVKRKTSFYKFLGSYPEYVLEE from the coding sequence ATGATAAAGGTAGGTTTTTTAGGTCCAAGGGGGACTTTTTCCCAAGAAGCTGCCATTAAATACATTAACGGCAGAGATGGTTTTTGTGAATGCCCTTACAGCACCATGACTGATTTAATTTATGCAGTGGATAAAGATGAAGTGGATGAGGCTGTAGTGCCCATAGAAAATTCCATTGAGGGTGCAGTAAGTGTTACTTTAGATATGCTTGCCACAGATGTAAACCTTAAAATTAAGGGTGAAATAATTATAGCAGTTAATCAAAATTTCATGGTAAAAAAAGGCACAAAAACAGAAGACATAAAGCTTATTTTGTCCCATCCCCAGGCTATCGGGCAGTGCAGGAAATATTTAGATTCTAAATTTCCGGCTGCCGCAATAAAATACGTTTACAGTACCGCTGAAGCTGCAAGGGAAGTTTCAGAAGGCGAAGGGGACATGGGGGCAATAGGACCTCTTACTGCAGCCGGTGTTTACAATTTAGAGGTTATAGACAGAGCCATACAGGATAATTTTAATAACTTAACACGGTTTGTAATCATATCCAAAAAAGGCGGGGAAAGAAAGCAAAGAAACAAAACCTCCATAGTTTTTTCAACTGCCAATAAACCGGGAAGTCTTTACAGGATACTTGACATATTTAACCTTTTGGATATTAATATGACTAGGATTGAATCAAGACCTGTAAAAGATAAGCTTGGAAGCTACATATTTTTTGTGGATTTAAACGGGCATATTGAAGAAGATAATGTAAGGGATGCTTTGACAATGGTAAAGAGAAAAACGTCTTTTTATAAATTTTTAGGCTCATATCCTGAATACGTATTAGAAGAGTAG
- a CDS encoding MazG-like family protein — protein MAFFDREIDITRNIKIIEWLKSELLADIAALFKVLVNGMKEEVHDAVADTLSNIILICYLLGRRLGINYNAIEIKIRNKVKLGLIENTDIEKHYGDLSELAKHLDSSRMSNIS, from the coding sequence ATGGCTTTTTTTGACAGAGAAATTGACATTACAAGAAATATAAAAATTATAGAATGGTTAAAGAGTGAGCTGCTTGCCGATATTGCCGCTCTTTTTAAGGTACTGGTAAACGGGATGAAAGAAGAGGTCCACGATGCAGTGGCAGATACTTTGTCAAACATCATTTTAATATGCTACCTTTTAGGAAGACGGCTGGGCATAAATTATAATGCAATTGAAATAAAAATAAGAAATAAAGTAAAGCTCGGACTTATAGAAAATACCGATATAGAAAAGCATTACGGTGATTTGTCAGAACTTGCAAAACATCTTGACTCTTCAAGAATGAGCAACATAAGCTGA
- a CDS encoding DHH family phosphoesterase — translation MKGKKFTGIFIQKAGFYLFVILLLLTIIAFLEIKVAAPGFVFFLFLLYYHFRYNYKRKKEITQYIENLTFNIDVATKDALLNFPMPLVLIELDGTIIWYNSSFKKIFEGEELLEKAIQTFTKDLNPESFSNETMNFSDEIKIHDRNYCVLGNFIKVDKRINEDEIILLLYFIDNTELVNLKKTYDDEKTVVGVFIIDNYDDLMQSTEDTKRPQMVVEIETKINNWTAYANGIVKKYERDKYLFIFENKYLKTFQEKKFDILDSVKEINVGNTIPVTLSIGIGKGEGSLLDKFRHANAALDIALGRGGDQVVIKDGEEISFYGGKTREIEKRTRVKARVIAFALRELIDQASEVIIMGHKNCDIDCLGSALGIYSIATKRGKEANIVLNKSNPNIECMISKIESSKEYEGLFISTGDALEKINKKTLLVIVDTHKPSFTEAPDLIKYTEQIVVIDHHRRGVDYLQNAVLTYQETYASSTCELVTEILQYVEEKIKLAPIEAEALYAGIVVDTKNFTFKTGVRTFEAAAFLRRQGVDTVAVKQMFQNDLDTYTHISNAVKDAQMYSENIAISVCPPDIKNATVIAAQAADQLVNLKGIQAAFVLCNIDEGISISGRSLGDINVQIIMEKLGGGGHLTFAGAQLQGVSTEEAIEKLKKAIDEYREETPDNSKKE, via the coding sequence ATGAAGGGAAAAAAGTTTACAGGAATCTTTATACAAAAAGCAGGTTTTTATCTTTTTGTAATACTTTTACTATTAACAATAATTGCTTTTTTAGAAATAAAGGTTGCAGCACCGGGGTTTGTATTTTTCTTATTCCTTTTGTACTATCACTTTAGATATAATTATAAGAGAAAAAAGGAAATAACCCAATATATTGAAAACCTTACATTCAATATTGATGTAGCAACAAAGGATGCTTTACTGAATTTTCCAATGCCCCTGGTGTTAATTGAGCTGGACGGGACTATAATCTGGTACAACTCCTCTTTTAAGAAAATATTTGAAGGGGAGGAATTGCTGGAAAAGGCAATACAGACTTTTACAAAAGACTTAAATCCCGAAAGTTTTTCAAATGAAACTATGAATTTTTCCGATGAAATCAAAATACACGATAGAAATTATTGTGTTTTAGGGAATTTTATAAAAGTTGATAAAAGGATTAATGAAGATGAAATTATACTGCTTCTGTATTTTATTGATAATACAGAACTGGTAAACCTGAAAAAAACATATGATGACGAGAAAACGGTGGTGGGTGTTTTTATTATAGATAATTATGATGATTTGATGCAGAGTACTGAAGACACCAAAAGACCCCAAATGGTTGTAGAAATAGAAACTAAAATAAATAATTGGACTGCATATGCCAATGGGATTGTTAAAAAGTACGAAAGGGACAAATACCTGTTTATTTTTGAAAACAAATATCTAAAAACCTTTCAGGAGAAAAAGTTTGACATTTTGGACAGTGTTAAAGAAATAAATGTTGGAAATACAATACCCGTTACACTAAGTATTGGTATCGGGAAAGGGGAAGGTTCCCTTTTGGATAAATTCCGCCATGCAAATGCTGCACTGGATATTGCCTTAGGAAGAGGGGGAGACCAGGTTGTTATAAAGGACGGGGAGGAAATATCCTTCTACGGTGGCAAAACTAGGGAGATTGAAAAGAGAACCAGGGTAAAGGCTCGGGTAATTGCATTTGCACTAAGGGAGCTTATTGACCAGGCATCAGAGGTTATAATTATGGGACACAAAAATTGTGATATAGACTGCCTTGGTTCTGCTTTGGGGATTTACAGCATTGCAACTAAAAGAGGGAAGGAAGCTAATATTGTTTTAAATAAGTCAAACCCCAATATTGAATGCATGATTTCTAAAATTGAAAGCAGCAAGGAATATGAGGGTTTGTTTATATCCACCGGGGATGCCCTTGAAAAAATAAACAAAAAGACTTTGCTGGTTATTGTGGATACACACAAACCCAGCTTTACAGAAGCACCGGATTTGATAAAATATACAGAGCAGATAGTTGTCATTGACCACCACAGGAGGGGGGTTGATTATCTGCAAAATGCAGTACTTACATACCAGGAGACATACGCCTCCTCAACTTGTGAGTTGGTTACAGAAATTTTACAGTATGTTGAAGAAAAGATAAAACTTGCCCCCATTGAGGCGGAAGCACTGTATGCAGGAATAGTTGTGGATACAAAAAACTTTACATTTAAGACTGGAGTCAGGACATTTGAGGCGGCTGCATTTTTAAGAAGGCAAGGGGTGGATACCGTTGCAGTTAAACAAATGTTTCAAAATGATTTGGATACATACACCCATATTTCAAATGCCGTTAAAGATGCACAGATGTACAGTGAAAACATTGCCATATCAGTTTGTCCCCCTGATATAAAAAATGCAACTGTAATAGCTGCACAGGCAGCAGACCAGCTTGTAAACCTTAAGGGGATTCAGGCAGCCTTTGTGCTTTGCAATATAGATGAGGGTATTTCAATAAGCGGAAGATCCTTAGGGGATATAAATGTACAGATTATAATGGAGAAGCTTGGAGGAGGAGGTCACTTAACCTTTGCAGGTGCCCAGCTTCAAGGTGTTTCCACTGAGGAGGCCATTGAAAAATTAAAAAAGGCCATAGATGAGTACAGGGAGGAAACACCGGATAACAGTAAAAAGGAGTAG
- the rplI gene encoding 50S ribosomal protein L9, with protein MKVILKEDVKGLGKKDELVNVSDGYARNFLLPKGLAVEANTKNVNEMKIKKKAEEKRKSKELEEAKELCKKLEKITVEFKVKAGENGKLFGSITSKDVSDELEKKHNIKIDRKKINFPDSIKALGTYEGEVKVYPGVTGKITVKVEQGEEG; from the coding sequence ATGAAGGTTATTTTAAAAGAAGATGTAAAGGGTTTGGGTAAAAAAGATGAATTGGTAAATGTAAGTGACGGATATGCAAGAAACTTTTTGCTTCCAAAGGGTCTTGCAGTAGAGGCAAATACAAAAAACGTGAATGAAATGAAAATTAAAAAGAAAGCAGAGGAGAAGAGAAAGAGCAAAGAGCTTGAAGAGGCAAAGGAACTTTGCAAAAAGCTTGAAAAAATTACTGTAGAGTTTAAAGTAAAAGCAGGTGAAAACGGGAAATTATTTGGCTCCATTACAAGTAAAGATGTTTCAGATGAGCTGGAAAAGAAACACAATATAAAAATAGACAGGAAAAAAATTAATTTTCCGGACAGCATAAAGGCTTTGGGGACATATGAAGGTGAAGTAAAAGTATATCCCGGTGTAACAGGTAAAATCACTGTTAAAGTGGAGCAAGGTGAAGAGGGGTAA
- the dnaB gene encoding replicative DNA helicase, with amino-acid sequence MDLSSLGRVPPQSIEAEQSVLGASLLDKEVLSSITEIIDVSDFYRDDHKEIFEAIMDLYERGEPIDLITVSEQLKIRGSLDAVGGLEYLTGLVNAVPTTANAKHYAKIVEEKSILRKLIKISSEIINMGYEQAEEVEYILDKAEKGIFDISQGRNSQGFAQIKDVLIETFDRLEELYNSKGSVTGIPTGFIDLDHKTAGLHNSDLILIAARPAMGKTSFALNIAQYAAIHSQVPVAIFSLEMSKEQLVNRMLCCEAMVDAQRMRTGQLEDSDWQKIAKALGPISDAPIFIDDTPGVTAAEIRAKCRRLKIEKDLGLVVIDYLQLMQGRGRSENRQQEISEISRSLKILAKEINVPVIALSQLSRAPELRGDHRPILSDLRESGAIEQDADIVMFLYRDDYYNPETEKKNVAEVIIAKHRNGSTGTVELAWLGQYTKFANLEKFRE; translated from the coding sequence ATGGATTTAAGTTCATTAGGGCGGGTGCCTCCCCAGAGTATAGAAGCTGAACAGTCAGTTTTGGGTGCTTCTCTTTTGGACAAAGAGGTTTTGTCCTCTATAACGGAAATAATTGATGTATCAGATTTCTATAGGGATGACCACAAGGAAATTTTTGAGGCTATTATGGATTTGTACGAAAGAGGGGAGCCCATTGATTTAATTACAGTTTCTGAACAACTTAAAATAAGGGGTTCTTTAGATGCCGTGGGAGGGTTGGAATACCTGACCGGTCTGGTTAATGCAGTTCCAACCACCGCCAATGCAAAGCACTATGCAAAAATTGTTGAAGAAAAATCCATATTGAGAAAACTTATAAAAATTTCTTCTGAAATAATTAATATGGGATATGAACAAGCAGAAGAAGTGGAGTATATACTGGACAAAGCAGAAAAAGGTATTTTTGACATTTCTCAGGGAAGAAACAGTCAGGGCTTTGCCCAGATAAAGGATGTACTGATTGAGACATTTGACAGGTTGGAAGAGCTTTATAACAGTAAGGGAAGTGTTACAGGAATACCAACAGGTTTTATAGATCTTGACCATAAGACGGCAGGGCTTCATAATTCTGACTTAATTTTAATTGCAGCAAGACCTGCCATGGGAAAGACTTCTTTTGCTTTAAATATTGCACAGTATGCGGCAATTCACTCCCAGGTGCCGGTTGCCATATTCAGTCTTGAGATGTCAAAGGAGCAGCTTGTCAACAGGATGCTGTGCTGTGAAGCCATGGTGGATGCCCAGAGAATGAGAACCGGTCAGTTAGAAGACAGTGATTGGCAAAAGATAGCCAAAGCGTTAGGACCTATTTCTGATGCCCCCATTTTTATAGATGATACCCCTGGGGTTACAGCTGCAGAAATACGGGCAAAATGCAGGAGACTGAAAATTGAAAAAGACCTTGGACTTGTTGTAATTGACTATTTGCAGCTTATGCAAGGAAGGGGCAGGAGTGAAAACAGACAGCAGGAAATATCAGAAATATCCAGGTCTTTAAAAATTCTTGCAAAGGAAATAAACGTTCCTGTTATAGCACTATCCCAGCTTAGCCGTGCACCGGAGCTTAGAGGGGATCACAGGCCTATATTAAGTGATTTAAGGGAATCAGGTGCCATTGAGCAGGATGCAGACATTGTAATGTTTCTATACAGGGACGATTATTATAATCCAGAGACTGAAAAAAAGAATGTAGCAGAGGTAATAATTGCAAAGCACAGAAATGGCTCCACCGGAACTGTTGAATTGGCATGGCTTGGCCAGTACACTAAATTTGCCAATTTAGAAAAGTTCCGGGAGTAG